The following proteins are co-located in the Zonotrichia albicollis isolate bZonAlb1 chromosome 1, bZonAlb1.hap1, whole genome shotgun sequence genome:
- the TWIST1 gene encoding twist-related protein 1, whose protein sequence is MTLLPPNFPPAGAIRTSKSSTFSQSQTPRRGSKEGSGGIFFLVGLFIFLLLDPDAIPPPPKVRSSLLPSLLLLLAGQRSSRSRGSWRVRCPPLLPALPPLPARFSRLPPEMMQQDESNSPVSPADDSLSNSEEEPDRQQLPNNKRGGRKRRSSRRSAGGSVGAADEPCSPAQGKRGKKCGAGGGGGGGGSSSGGGSPQSYEELQTQRVMANVRERQRTQSLNEAFAALRKIIPTLPSDKLSKIQTLKLAARYIDFLYQVLQSDELDSKMASCSYVAHERLSYAFSVWRMEGAWSMSASH, encoded by the coding sequence ATGACACTGCTGCCCCCAAACTTTCCGCCAGCAGGAGCTATAAGAACCTCCAAGTCTTCAACTTTCTCCCAATCCCAGACACCTCGAAGGGGCTCCAAGGAGGGATcgggagggattttttttttggttggcctttttatttttttgctcttGGATCCTGATGCcatcccccctccccccaaagtgaggtcctccctccttccttccctcctccttctcctcgcAGGCCAGCGAAGCAGCCGATCAAGGGGGAGCTGGCGGGTTAGGTGCCCCCCtcttctccctgccctccccccCCTCCCGGCCCGCTTCTCGCGTCTCCCCCCAGAGATGATGCAGCAGGACGAGTCAAACTCTCCAGTCTCCCCCGCCGACGACAGCTTGAGCAACAGCGAAGAGGAGCCGGACCGGCAGCAGCTGCCCAACAACAAGAGAGGGGGGCGCAAGCGCCGCTCCAGCCGCCGCAGCGCCGGCGGCTCCGTCGGGGCCGCGGACGAGCCGTGCAGCCCGGCCCAAGGCAAGCGGGGCAAGAAgtgcggggcgggcgggggcggcggcggcggcggcagcagcagtggcggCGGCAGCCCCCAGTCCTACGAGGAGCTGCAGACCCAGCGGGTCATGGCCAACGTGCGGGAGCGGCAGCGCACGCAGTCGCTGAACGAAGCCTTCGCCGCCCTGCGGAAGATCATCCCCACGCTGCCCTCGGACAAGCTGAGCAAGATCCAGACCCTCAAGCTGGCGGCCAGGTACATCGACTTCCTCTACCAGGTCTTACAGAGCGACGAGCTGGACTCCAAGATGGCAAGCTGCAGCTATGTGGCCCACGAGCGGCTCAGCTACGCCTTCTCGGTGTGGAGAATGGAGGGCGCCTGGTCCATGTCCGCATCCCACTAG